The Longimicrobium sp. DNA window CCGAAACGCCCGCGGGCGCCGGGTACGTGGACGTGCTTTCGGAGTCGTTCCTGGCGCTGCCCGTGACGGGCGAGTTCATGCGCACGCACGTGCTGCATCCGCTTCCCGCCAGGCACGGGGTGCTCCACGCGCTCCTGCAGTCGTACGAGGAGTGGTCGGGCCGCCGCGAGCTGCCGCGCATCGGCATTTTGGACTGGAGCGACGTGCCGACGCAGAGCGAGTTCATCTTCTTCCGCGACTACTTCCGCGCGCACGGCATCGAGGCCGAGATCGCCGATCCCCGCGAGTGCGAGTACCGGGACGGCAAGCTGATCGCCCCCGGCGGGTTCGAGATCACGCTCGTCTACAAGCGTGTGCTGATCGACGAGCTGATCATGCGGATGGGGATGGACAACCCGGTCGTGCAGGCGGTGAAGGACGGCGCCGTGTGCATGATCAACCCATTCCGTTGCAAGGTGATCTACAAGAAGGCGGGGCTGGCCGTGCTGGGCGACGAGCGCAATGCGGAGATGTTCGATGCGGACGAGCGCGCGGTGATCGACGCCTGCATCCCGTGGACGCGCGTGGTGGAGGAGCGCCACACGAGTCGCGGCGCGGAGCAGGTGGACCTGCTGCCGTGGATGGCGCAGAACCGCGAGCGGCTGGTGCTGAAGCCCAACGACGACTACGGCGGGCACGGCATCGTGCTGGGCTGGCTCGTCTCGGACGACGAGTGGTCGGCGGCGATGCAGACGGCGCTGACGCGTCCGCACGTGGTGCAGGAGCGCATCATCCTGCCCACCGAGCCCTTCCCCAGCTGGGTGGACGGCCAGGTGCAGGTGACCGACCGCATGCTCGACATCGCACCGTACGTAACGATGACGGCGCACGTGGACGGCG harbors:
- a CDS encoding circularly permuted type 2 ATP-grasp protein — encoded protein: MNDAGTVREAIETWHGLLGDEGLAAGSAERMEDDHRRRGMYFGDRPLCSVLRPRMLTHAQYAWIRRQVGTLMSAYRKIHERAMADDGFRAQFHLLDWEEEIVHFDPGFRSPCPTSRLDTFFSAEDGTLKVTEYNAETPAGAGYVDVLSESFLALPVTGEFMRTHVLHPLPARHGVLHALLQSYEEWSGRRELPRIGILDWSDVPTQSEFIFFRDYFRAHGIEAEIADPRECEYRDGKLIAPGGFEITLVYKRVLIDELIMRMGMDNPVVQAVKDGAVCMINPFRCKVIYKKAGLAVLGDERNAEMFDADERAVIDACIPWTRVVEERHTSRGAEQVDLLPWMAQNRERLVLKPNDDYGGHGIVLGWLVSDDEWSAAMQTALTRPHVVQERIILPTEPFPSWVDGQVQVTDRMLDIAPYVTMTAHVDGALTRIATDPLLNVTAGGGSSVSTMLVERR